A genomic window from Flavobacterium azooxidireducens includes:
- a CDS encoding S8 family serine peptidase, with translation MKNRYISKIGFCLRFFLLLFSFSVIGQTEEQKKALLEQYDLPKIKQLQLELSEKAKVEKEKALFSAKANQLEVFKKNADGSVDELMGLFPDGKPKYFSINNINAAISTRANQLHSGGGLGLNLNGQGMIGGVWDGGPTRTSHQEFGGRMAVGDGAIELNGNSFHATHVTGTVGASGVDFDAKGMAFQATIKTFDWTQDEAEVLGEIQNGLLLSNHSYGTRLFNVPSWYAGAYSQDALQWDMIHYVSPYYLMVVAAGNDGNIVNENPTTIDYDKLTGHKNGKNNLVVANGQDAEIDSNGNLISVNINSASSEGPTDDLRIKPDITGNGTGVYSTNSSGDEDYTTLSGTSMASPNVMGTLILLQQHHNNLYQKFMKSATLKGLACHTADDAGNPGPDAIFGWGLLNAKTAANTISNNGLNTWISEESLTQNQVYTKTIKSIAGQPLVATICWTDIPGIANTGTLNDPTPAIVHDLDIRITQGSSTFYPWRLQANAAQFALRNGDNFVDTVETIMIDNANGSDYTLTISHKGTLQTNKQDYSLIISGIDSDFGFVPLGYDQTVCSSENATFSFTFTSNESGNVSFSVIDIPEGAVTNLSETTLSNSGNFELIVSNLSAVEPGNYSIGIVASNTNESETRYVNLKVLSSEFELIDTISPSNGQIDVATSATLTWEEDVNAENYVVEVSTEVTFNTLFWSETTENTFVNVTDLNSQTVYYWRVKPSNRCGDATTFFVSNFQTGIFNCGLEFTATDFSDAFIDNVANSVATIPIIVSGGITIADINVSVDISHSWVQDMSIYLIGPPEIGSPSITLFEEPCGGEDDILATIDDSGSTLNCGSNPAISGIIKPNQPLSDLNGLLADGIWTLYVIDKYNNDGGVINAVSLSFCNSTSIENNLSFSNNGIITEINTTKIILTNEINASTPLETSMNQAYTLIELPSLGVLKKETVNLVVGDSFTQEDVNLNKISYTNSLTEEATDSFMVNIENASSGWLPNVVIPITIQDNLSLIENASVQALIYPNPSNGKVTVSWSENIETTIDLFDLQGRIILSKKINSSNIELDINQFSEGIYLISVRNEKVKTMKKIMLKK, from the coding sequence ATGAAAAACCGCTACATATCAAAAATTGGCTTCTGTTTACGTTTTTTTCTGTTGCTCTTTTCATTCTCCGTTATTGGTCAGACTGAAGAACAGAAAAAAGCTTTGTTAGAACAATATGATCTACCAAAAATAAAGCAATTGCAATTGGAACTTTCTGAAAAAGCAAAAGTAGAAAAAGAAAAAGCTCTTTTTTCTGCTAAAGCTAATCAATTGGAAGTTTTCAAAAAAAATGCAGACGGAAGTGTAGACGAATTAATGGGTTTGTTTCCTGATGGAAAACCAAAATATTTTTCTATTAACAACATTAATGCCGCAATTTCCACACGAGCCAATCAATTACATTCCGGTGGCGGATTAGGATTAAATCTCAACGGACAAGGAATGATTGGTGGTGTTTGGGATGGAGGTCCAACGCGAACATCTCATCAAGAATTTGGAGGAAGAATGGCTGTGGGAGACGGTGCAATCGAACTCAATGGAAACAGTTTTCACGCAACGCATGTAACAGGAACAGTTGGAGCCAGCGGAGTGGATTTTGACGCAAAAGGAATGGCGTTTCAAGCAACCATTAAAACATTTGATTGGACGCAAGATGAAGCAGAAGTGTTGGGAGAAATTCAAAACGGGCTTTTGCTCTCTAATCATTCGTATGGAACACGATTATTTAATGTTCCAAGTTGGTATGCCGGAGCTTATTCGCAAGATGCTCTTCAATGGGATATGATTCACTATGTTTCTCCTTACTATTTAATGGTTGTTGCGGCTGGAAATGACGGAAATATTGTAAACGAAAATCCTACCACAATTGATTACGATAAACTGACCGGACATAAAAATGGCAAAAACAATTTAGTGGTAGCCAACGGTCAAGATGCTGAAATTGATAGTAACGGAAATTTAATTTCGGTTAATATAAATTCTGCCAGTAGCGAAGGCCCAACGGACGATTTACGAATTAAACCCGATATTACCGGCAACGGAACTGGTGTTTATTCAACCAATAGCAGTGGCGATGAAGACTACACTACGCTATCCGGAACCTCGATGGCAAGTCCTAACGTGATGGGAACGCTAATTTTATTGCAGCAACATCACAATAATTTATATCAAAAATTTATGAAATCGGCCACTCTGAAAGGATTGGCTTGTCATACAGCAGATGATGCAGGAAACCCGGGTCCAGATGCAATTTTTGGTTGGGGATTACTTAATGCTAAAACCGCAGCCAATACCATTTCAAATAACGGTTTAAACACTTGGATTTCAGAAGAAAGTCTAACGCAAAATCAAGTTTATACCAAAACAATTAAATCAATTGCCGGACAACCTTTAGTGGCTACCATTTGTTGGACCGATATTCCGGGCATTGCCAATACAGGAACTTTGAACGACCCAACACCGGCAATTGTGCATGATTTAGACATAAGAATTACACAAGGTTCAAGCACTTTTTATCCTTGGCGACTGCAAGCAAATGCGGCACAATTTGCACTTAGAAACGGAGATAATTTTGTAGATACGGTTGAAACAATTATGATAGACAATGCCAATGGTAGCGATTATACCCTTACTATTTCACATAAAGGAACTTTACAAACCAATAAACAAGACTATTCGCTTATTATTTCCGGAATTGATTCTGACTTTGGTTTTGTTCCGCTTGGCTATGACCAAACCGTTTGTTCGAGTGAAAATGCTACTTTTTCATTCACATTTACCAGTAATGAAAGTGGAAATGTTTCTTTCTCTGTGATAGATATTCCGGAAGGTGCAGTTACAAATTTAAGCGAGACAACGTTAAGTAACAGTGGAAATTTTGAACTAATTGTATCTAATTTATCAGCTGTTGAACCCGGAAATTATTCAATTGGCATTGTAGCTTCCAACACAAATGAATCTGAAACAAGGTACGTGAATTTAAAAGTATTGAGTTCTGAATTTGAATTGATTGATACTATTTCACCTTCAAATGGACAAATAGATGTTGCTACTTCTGCAACTTTAACTTGGGAAGAGGATGTAAATGCTGAAAATTATGTTGTTGAAGTTTCTACAGAAGTTACATTCAACACACTATTTTGGTCAGAAACTACCGAAAACACATTTGTAAATGTAACCGACTTAAACAGTCAAACTGTTTACTATTGGCGAGTAAAACCTAGTAATCGTTGTGGTGATGCAACTACTTTTTTTGTATCTAATTTTCAAACCGGAATTTTTAATTGCGGATTAGAATTTACAGCCACTGATTTTTCAGATGCTTTTATTGACAATGTTGCCAATTCTGTAGCTACAATTCCGATTATCGTTTCTGGCGGAATTACGATTGCTGATATTAATGTAAGTGTAGATATTTCGCACTCTTGGGTCCAGGATATGTCAATTTATTTGATTGGTCCTCCGGAAATTGGAAGTCCATCAATCACTTTGTTTGAAGAGCCATGCGGTGGCGAAGATGACATTTTGGCAACAATAGACGACTCCGGTTCAACGTTGAATTGTGGTTCTAATCCGGCTATTTCTGGGATAATTAAACCCAACCAACCTTTGAGTGATTTGAATGGTTTGTTGGCCGATGGAATTTGGACACTTTATGTAATTGATAAATATAACAATGATGGCGGAGTTATCAATGCGGTTAGTTTATCTTTTTGCAATTCAACTTCCATTGAAAATAATTTAAGTTTTAGCAACAACGGAATTATTACAGAAATAAATACCACAAAAATTATTTTAACGAATGAAATAAATGCTTCAACTCCGTTGGAAACATCAATGAATCAGGCATACACTTTAATTGAATTGCCTTCTCTTGGTGTTTTGAAAAAAGAAACGGTCAACTTGGTTGTTGGCGATAGTTTTACACAAGAAGATGTGAATTTAAATAAAATTAGCTACACAAATTCATTAACAGAAGAAGCAACCGATAGTTTTATGGTGAATATTGAAAATGCTTCATCAGGTTGGTTGCCTAATGTTGTGATTCCGATTACGATTCAAGATAATCTTAGTTTGATTGAAAATGCTTCTGTTCAAGCACTCATTTATCCAAATCCATCCAACGGAAAAGTAACCGTTTCATGGTCTGAAAATATAGAAACTACTATTGATTTATTCGATTTACAAGGACGAATTATTTTATCTAAGAAAATTAATTCATCGAATATTGAATTAGATATAAATCAATTTTCAGAAGGAATTTATTTGATTTCTGTTCGGAATGAAAAGGTAAAAACAATGAAGAAAATCATGTTGAAAAAATAA